CCCGCGAAAGGGCACCCTCGAACTCGACGAGGACTTCCTCGTCGACTGGGGAGAGTGTCCGGCAGGGCCGGCCCGCGCACACGAGATCCGGTGGCCCGACGGCGACTGCACGAGCGACGTCTGGCAGTGAGCCGAGCGATGGCTCGCTACGAAGTCGCCCTCGACTGGGTCGGCGGTCCGAGTCGGACGATCGACGTCGACGAGAACGAGACGGTGCTCGAGGCGTCCCAGCGGACCGGCCGCTCCTTGCCGTACGGCTGCCGCACCGGGGCGTGTGGGACCTGTGTGGGACGGCTGCTCGCGATCGACGGGACGGCGGCCGACGACGATGCACGCGACGAGGAGCCGACCAACGTCGCGGACGCGTTCGCCTATCGACGGACGCCGAAAGCGCTGAAGTCACGACACCGAGACGACGGCTACGTGCTCCTGTGTATCGCCGCCCCACGAACGGACTGTCGGATCGCCGTCGGCTCGCGTGTCCAGGCCGAACTGGTGGACAATCCGTGGAAGTGATTCGTCTCGAGTCGGATCGATTCGCTCGCGGCCCCGCTCAACCGAGTCGTCGTCAGTAACGTTAACGGGTGGGAGTGGCTACGCTCGAGCAACGAATGTCCGTCGCCGACGAAAACGTAGACGAAGACAAC
This DNA window, taken from Natronococcus sp. CG52, encodes the following:
- a CDS encoding 2Fe-2S iron-sulfur cluster-binding protein codes for the protein MARYEVALDWVGGPSRTIDVDENETVLEASQRTGRSLPYGCRTGACGTCVGRLLAIDGTAADDDARDEEPTNVADAFAYRRTPKALKSRHRDDGYVLLCIAAPRTDCRIAVGSRVQAELVDNPWK